The genomic window AGCTCATGGGGTTGCCTTCGTACATCAGGCGCAGCTTGCCGGGCTTGGCCGGTTCGCGAGCGTCCCAGGGATAGCTGAAAATGCCGCCGCGGGTCAGTACGCGATGCACTTCGGCCACCATGGAGGCGATCCAGCGCATGTTGTAGTTCTTGCCGCGGGGGCCATCGCTGCCCAGCAGCAGGTCGCCGATGTAGTTCTGCATGGCCGGTTCCCAGTGACGCTGGTTCGACATGTTGATGGCAAACTCGCGGGTCGTCGGCGGAATCTGGACGTTTTCACGGGTAAGGATGAAATCGCCCGTGTGGGCCAGGGTGAAGAAGTTCACGCCCTGGCCGGTAGTCATCGCCAGTACGGCGGAGGGGCCGTAAAGTACGTAGCCCGCGGCGACCTGACGACGGCCGCTCTGCAGGTAGGTTTTGTGCAGCGCCGGGTCTTCACCGGGGGTCAGTTCCAGCACCGAAAAGATGGTGCCGACCGATACATCGATGTCGATGTTGGACGAGCCGTCCAGCGGGTCGAAGGTCACCAGGAAGCGGCCATTCGGGTTGCCGGGAACAGGATCGTCCTCCTCTTCAGAGGCCAGGCCCGCCACCAGAGGGTTGTCCAGCAGGAGCTTTTTCAGTACATCGTTGGCGATGACATCGAGCTTTTTCTGGGTTTCGCCCTGCACATTGGTGTTGTCGGTGGTGCCCAATACACCGGCCAGTTCACCTTCACGCAGCTGCAATGCAATTTCCTTGCATGCGACCATCAGCGTGTTGATCAATTCGACCAGTTGTTCGTCAGTCTTCTGGTGTTTCAGGAACTGGCTCAGGAGCTGCATTGTTCTGCTTAAACCTTTAGGGTTCTGGAGGGGAGTTTCGGCGCAAAATTATACGGGACTTGGTGGCCATTTGCATGGTTTGGCGGCAAATTTATGCAGATTTAAACGGGTGCGGCCCTGGCCGTAAAACGGGTATCATGCCCCAAACCGATGTAGAACAGGATTCTGTTGCGTGCATATCCATATACTGGGCATTTGCGGCACCTTTATGGGGTCGCTGGCCATTCTGGCCAAGGAACTGGGGCACCGCGTCACGGGCTCCGACGCCAACGTTTATCCGCCCATGAGCACCCAGCTGGAGCAGCAGGGGATCGAGCTGACCCAGGGGTTTGACCCGGTACAGCTTGAGCCTGCGCCCGATATGGTGATCGTTGGCAATGCCATGTCCCGCGGCAACCCCTGTGTCGAGGCCGTGCTGGATCGCGGGCTGCGCTATCAGTCGGGTCCGCAGTGGCTGTCGGAGAACCTGCTGCACGAGCGCTGGGTGCTGGCGGTGGCGGGAACCCACGGCAAGACCACCACGGCCACCATGCTGGCCTGGGTGCTGGAGCACACCGGCATGGCGCCGGGCTTTCTGATTGGCGGAGTGCCGAAGGATTTTCCGGTATCGGCGCGCCTCGGAGATTCACCGTTTTTCGTTATCGAAGCCGATGAGTACGACACGGCCTTTTTCGACAAGCGTTCCAAGTTTGTGCACTACCATCCGCGCACGCTGATCCTGAATAACCTTGAATACGATCACGCCGATATCTTCCCTGATCTGGCGGCTATTCAGCGCCAGTTTCATCACCTTGTACGCATAGTGCCGGGCAATGGCCAGCTGGTGGTGCCGCGGGATCAGCCCGCGCTGGAGGCGGTTATCGAGATGGGCTGCTGGTCTGAGCTGGTGCGCACCGATGTTGCCGATGAGGGTAATGAGCGCGGCAGCGGCGATGAGGGCACTGAGGCGGCCTGGCAGGCGCGCCTGCTGAGTGATGACGGCAGCCGGTTCGAAGTCTGGTTCCAGGGCGCGTGCCAGGGCATCGTTGACTGGGCGCACACTGGCCGGCATAACGTCAGCAACGGCCTGGCGGCCCTGGTGGCGGCACGGCATGTGGGCGTACGGCCGCAGCATGGCATAGAGGCGCTGTGCCGTTTTGGCGGCGTGAAAAGGCGCATGGAGCTGGTGGGCGAGGTCGGCGGGGTCTGCGTGTACGACGATTTTGCTCACCATCCCACGGCCATCGAAACCACCCTGGCGGGCCTGCGTGCCCGAGTCGGCGAGGCGCCGATCATCGCCGTGGTGGAGCCGCGTTCCAACACCATGCGTCTTGGGGCCCACAGGGACGCCCTTGCACCTTCGGTTGCGGCCGCAAGTCAGGTGTACTGGTATCAGCCGCAGGGGCTGGACTGGTCCCTCGATGAGGTAGTGGCGCAGTCGTCGGTGCCGGCGAGCCTGGCACGTGATACCGCAGCCTTGATCGAGGAACTGGTGCGCGAAGCCCGTAGCGGCAGCCATATTCTGGTCATGAGCAATGGCGGCTTTGAGGGCATTCATCAGCGTCTGGTGCAGGCGTTGCGCGAACGGGAGGCCCTGGCATGAGTCAGAGCGATCCGCGCCGCATCACCCTGGCCATTACCGGAGCCTCAGGGGCTCAGTACGGTCTGCGGCTGTTGCAGTGTCTGGTGGCGGCGGATATTCAGGTCATGCTGATGATTTCCAAGGCCGCCCAGGTGGTGATCGCCACCGAAACCGACTTGGCATTGCCGGGCCGGCCGGACGAACAGCAGGTTTGCTTGAGCCAGCTGTACGGCGCCAAATCGGATCAGATTAGGGTGTTCGGGCGCGAGCAGTGGATGGCGCCGGTGGCGTCGGGTTCAGGCGCGCCTTCGTCCATGGTGGTCTGTCCCTGCAGCACCGGCTGCCTGTCGGCCATTGCCACCGGCGCCAGCAACAACCTGATCGAACGTGCCGCCGATGTGGCGCTCAAGGAGCGGCGTCAGCTGATACTGGTTCCCCGCGAGGCGCCCTATTCGGAGATTCACCTGGAGCACATGCTCAAGCTCACCCGCATGGGTGTGGTGGTGGTGCCGGCGAGTCCTGGTTTCTATCATCGGCCGCAGTCGGTAGAGGACATGGTGGACTTCATCGTCGCCCGTATCCTTAACCAGCTGGGGGTTGAGCAGACGCTGCTGCCCCGCTGGGGGGAAGGGTTGCTCTCATCCAGGGATTGACCCCGGTAATGAAATGTAACAGTGCCGAGGGTAGAATGCCGGCTGTCTAATCGTCAGGCTGTTGTGCGCCGTTGTTGTGCCAGCTCTGAATTTGCCGGGTCTGTGTTCGCTGTGTTTGCTGGCGCGGGGCCTGTGCCTAAAAGTTTGTGTTCAAGAAGGTCGTAATGAGCAAGATACTCGCACTGGATACCTCCACCGACGCCTGTTCCGTTGCCCTCTGGCAGGACGGTGAAGTGGTGGAAGATTTTCGCGTAGTGCCGCGTAAGCATATACAGCTGCTGCTGCCCATGGCAGACGCCCTGCTGAGTGAGGCGGGCTTGAGTGCCCGTGATCTGGATGCGGTGGCCTTTGGTCGCGGGCCTGGCTCCTTTACCGGTATTCGTATCGCTACGGGAATTGCCCAGGGGCTGGCGTTTGCAGCGGATATACCGGTTTTGCCGGTCTCCACACTGGCGGCCATGGCGCTGGAACAGGGGCGCTTGCTGGGGGCTGAGCGGGTGATCGCAGCCCTGGATGCGCGCATGGATGAAATCTACTGGTGTGCCTATCGGCTGGAAAATGGCCTGCCCGAAGCCATGCTGGATGAGCAGGTTTGTGCCGCCTCCGAGTTAAGGTTAATGGAAGATGCGCGCTGGCAGGGCGTCGGCCCCGGTTTCAATTATCTGGCGGACATGAGTGCTGCGGTGCAGGCGGCTATTACCGCGCCTGTGCTTGAGGTGTACCCAAGGGCCAGTGCGATGCTGCCGATTGCAGCGCGGGATCTGGCCTGCGGGCGAGGACTGGCACCTGAGGATGGGCTGCCGGTGTATATTCGTGAAGGTGGCTGGAAGAAAAAGGAACAGCAGTAAACATGGATATTTATCAGGCCATTATGCTGGCCGTGATTCAGGGATTGACCGAGTTTTTGCCGATTTCGAGTTCCGCCCATCTTATTCTTCCCTCGCAGTTGTTTGGCTGGCCTGATCAGGGTCTGGCCTTTGATGTCGGGGTGCATGTCGGCACCCTGGTGGCGGTGATGTTCTATTTTCGTGCGGACCTGGCGCGACTGATTAGCGCCTGGTACCGCTCTCTTGGCGGCACCCGCACGGCGGACTCGGCCCTGTCCTGGTATCTGCTGCTGGCAACGTTGCCGGCGGTATTTGCGGGCTTTTTCCTCAGCAATATGATCGAGCACCTTGCCCGCTCGATTCTGGTGATCGCAGGCACCACGCTGATCTTTGGCGCCCTGCTGGGCTGGGCGGACAGCCGGCGCCAGGAAGTGCGTACACTGGTAAACCTGGGCCCTAGGGATGCGCTCTGGATCGGTCTGGCCCAGGCCATGGCGCTGATTCCGGGTACATCCCGTTCCGGTATTACCATGACCGCAGGTCTGATGCTGGGATTTGATCGCGATGCTGCGGCGCGTTTTTCCTTCCTGCTGTCCATTCCGATTATCGTTGGCGCCGGTGTTTTCAAGGGCATTGATCTGGCGCAGTCAGGCTCCGCCGCCAGCTGGGAACTGGTAGGGCTGGGTGCCGTGCTGGCGGCACTCAGTGCCTGGGCCTGTATCTGGCTGTTTCTGAGCTGGCTGAACCGTATTGGCATGCTGCCCTTCGTTATCTACCGGCTGTTGCTGGGTGTGGCCTTGCTGGTGGTGTATTTCGCCGCTTAATAGGCTCTGGCCGAGCGTTGGCGTTTATTTCCGGCGCGTTATTGGCGATACTGGAATCCCTTAATGCGCCAGACTTGATGTATGCAGATAGGTTCCAGTTTTCGCCTGCCGGCACCCCGGGCGGCGCTCAAGCGTCGCCAGGCTGATCGCAGCGCCACCGAGCCGCAGGAGCTGGTGCGTGAAGGGGAGTGGGAGCCGCGTCTGGCGAGCCAGGGACAAGGACGTCGGCGTGATGCCCAGGCTGATGCGCACTTTG from Marinobacterium aestuarii includes these protein-coding regions:
- a CDS encoding class 1 fructose-bisphosphatase, which produces MQLLSQFLKHQKTDEQLVELINTLMVACKEIALQLREGELAGVLGTTDNTNVQGETQKKLDVIANDVLKKLLLDNPLVAGLASEEEDDPVPGNPNGRFLVTFDPLDGSSNIDIDVSVGTIFSVLELTPGEDPALHKTYLQSGRRQVAAGYVLYGPSAVLAMTTGQGVNFFTLAHTGDFILTRENVQIPPTTREFAINMSNQRHWEPAMQNYIGDLLLGSDGPRGKNYNMRWIASMVAEVHRVLTRGGIFSYPWDAREPAKPGKLRLMYEGNPMSLLIEQAGGIASTCYAPILDVQPKEIHERVSIALGSSEEVEALLSYHSTDK
- the mpl gene encoding UDP-N-acetylmuramate:L-alanyl-gamma-D-glutamyl-meso-diaminopimelate ligase, encoding MHIHILGICGTFMGSLAILAKELGHRVTGSDANVYPPMSTQLEQQGIELTQGFDPVQLEPAPDMVIVGNAMSRGNPCVEAVLDRGLRYQSGPQWLSENLLHERWVLAVAGTHGKTTTATMLAWVLEHTGMAPGFLIGGVPKDFPVSARLGDSPFFVIEADEYDTAFFDKRSKFVHYHPRTLILNNLEYDHADIFPDLAAIQRQFHHLVRIVPGNGQLVVPRDQPALEAVIEMGCWSELVRTDVADEGNERGSGDEGTEAAWQARLLSDDGSRFEVWFQGACQGIVDWAHTGRHNVSNGLAALVAARHVGVRPQHGIEALCRFGGVKRRMELVGEVGGVCVYDDFAHHPTAIETTLAGLRARVGEAPIIAVVEPRSNTMRLGAHRDALAPSVAAASQVYWYQPQGLDWSLDEVVAQSSVPASLARDTAALIEELVREARSGSHILVMSNGGFEGIHQRLVQALREREALA
- a CDS encoding flavin prenyltransferase UbiX, whose protein sequence is MSQSDPRRITLAITGASGAQYGLRLLQCLVAADIQVMLMISKAAQVVIATETDLALPGRPDEQQVCLSQLYGAKSDQIRVFGREQWMAPVASGSGAPSSMVVCPCSTGCLSAIATGASNNLIERAADVALKERRQLILVPREAPYSEIHLEHMLKLTRMGVVVVPASPGFYHRPQSVEDMVDFIVARILNQLGVEQTLLPRWGEGLLSSRD
- the tsaB gene encoding tRNA (adenosine(37)-N6)-threonylcarbamoyltransferase complex dimerization subunit type 1 TsaB — translated: MSKILALDTSTDACSVALWQDGEVVEDFRVVPRKHIQLLLPMADALLSEAGLSARDLDAVAFGRGPGSFTGIRIATGIAQGLAFAADIPVLPVSTLAAMALEQGRLLGAERVIAALDARMDEIYWCAYRLENGLPEAMLDEQVCAASELRLMEDARWQGVGPGFNYLADMSAAVQAAITAPVLEVYPRASAMLPIAARDLACGRGLAPEDGLPVYIREGGWKKKEQQ
- a CDS encoding undecaprenyl-diphosphate phosphatase, producing MDIYQAIMLAVIQGLTEFLPISSSAHLILPSQLFGWPDQGLAFDVGVHVGTLVAVMFYFRADLARLISAWYRSLGGTRTADSALSWYLLLATLPAVFAGFFLSNMIEHLARSILVIAGTTLIFGALLGWADSRRQEVRTLVNLGPRDALWIGLAQAMALIPGTSRSGITMTAGLMLGFDRDAAARFSFLLSIPIIVGAGVFKGIDLAQSGSAASWELVGLGAVLAALSAWACIWLFLSWLNRIGMLPFVIYRLLLGVALLVVYFAA